The Humulus lupulus chromosome 3, drHumLupu1.1, whole genome shotgun sequence genome window below encodes:
- the LOC133823037 gene encoding beta-1,3-galactosyltransferase GALT1, which yields MKKWYGGVLVASLFMLLVLRYGLMKDPIGESYLTTPFSSNTSNVNPLEWLSAFSPPAVQNPVNTLQVIPTKTIIFDLFAQRNISDVEQKSLQTWDHLKHLIDHAQGLPNAVDAIKEAGGAWNNLMASVEEEKLSTNESSQGRAKEKQCPYFLNKMSGTELNNSDYKLQVPCGLTQGSSITVIGIPNGLLGNFRFDLTGEPLPGEPEPPIILHYNVRLHGDKITEDPVIVQNSWTAAHDWGEEERCPSPSPENEKKVDELAQCNKIVGEGDDQLLMTRKSTNLSRRSSMVQDGSKPRKYFPFKQGYPFVATLRVGSEGIQMTVDGKHITSFAQREALEPWLVSEVRISGDLKLVSVLASGLPTSEDSEHIMDLETLKSPPLPKQTALDLFIGVFSTANNFKRRMAVRRTWMQYPEVRSGAVAVRFLVGLHKNKIVNEELWNEAQTYGDIQLMPFVDYYSLITWKTLGICIFGTEVVSAKFVMKTDDDAFVRVDEVLSSLKRIGASRGLLYGLINSDSRPHRNTDSKWFISPEEWREDTYPPWAHGPGYVVSRDIASAVVKLNKKGHLKMFKLEDVAMGIWIAEMKKEGLKVRYENDDRIYNEGCKDDYVVAHYQGPREMLCLWQKLQEGKGARCCGER from the exons ATGAAGAAATGGTATGGTGGTGTTCTGGTAGCATCTTTGTTTATGCTTCTGGTTCTGAGATATGGCTTGATGAAAGATCCTATCGGGGAAAGTTATTTGACTACTCCTTTCTCCTCTAATACTAGTAATGTTAACCCTCTTGAATGGCTGAGTGCCTTTTCTCCACCTGCAGTTCAAAATCCTGTGAATACTTTACAAGTGATACCTACAAAAACCATTATTTTTGATCTCTTTGCTCAGAGGAATATCTCTGATGTTGAGCAGAAATCTCTGCAGACATGGGACCATTTGAAACACCTAATTGATCATGCTCAAGGTTTACCTAATGCAGTAGACGCCATTAAGGAAGCTGGAGGTGCATGGAATAACCTTATGGCTTCAGTTGAAGAGGAAAAACTAAGTACAAATGAAAGTTCACAAGGCAGGGCAAAAGAGAAACAGTGTccatattttttaaacaaaatgagTGGCACAGAACTCAATAACAGTGACTATAAGTTGCAAGTTCCTTGTGGCCTGACTCAAGGTTCTTCCATTACAGTTATTGGAATTCCAAATGGTCTTCTTGGAAATTTTCGGTTTGATTTGACTGGGGAACCACTTCCAGGGGAGCCTGAACCACCTATCATTTTGCATTACAATGTCAGGCTTCATGGTGATAAAATAACTGAAGACCCTGTTATTGTTCAGAACTCATGGACTGCAGCTCATGATTGGGGTGAAGAGGAGCGTTGTCCCTCTCCAAGTCCTGAAAATGAAAAGAAAG TGGATGAGTTGGCCCAGTGTAACAAGATAGTGGGTGAAGGTGATGATCAGCTTCTCATGACTAGAAAATCTACTAACCTTTCAAGGCGGTCATCAATGGTTCAAGATGGATCTAAACCTAGGAAATACTTCCCTTTTAAACAAGGTTATCCATTTGTTGCCACACTCAGAGTGGGATCAGAAGGAATCCAAATGACAGTTGATGGGAAGCACATAACATCTTTTGCTCAGCGTGAA GCATTAGAACCATGGCTCGTCAGTGAAGTAAGAATTTCTGGAGACTTGAAATTGGTTTCTGTCTTAGCCAGTGGTCTACCCACATCAGAAGATTCAGAGCATATAATGGATTTGGAAACGCTCAAATCACCTCCTTTACCCAAACAAACTGCACTCGATCTTTTCATTGGTGTGTTTTCTACTGCGAACAATTTTAAACGCAGAATGGCTGTTCGAAGAACATGGATGCAATATCCAGAAGTACGATCTGGGGCAGTTGCAGTTCGTTTTCTTGTTGGTCTG CATAAAAACAAAATAGTAAATGAGGAACTGTGGAATGAGGCCCAAACATATGGAGACATCCAACTGATGCCCTTTGTCGATTACTATAGCCTCATCACATGGAAAACTTTAGGAATTTGTATCTTCGGG acAGAGGTTGTTTCTGCAAAATTTGTCATGAAGACAGACGATGATGCATTTGTCCGTGTAGACGAAGTTCTATCTTCGTTGAAAAGAATCGGAGCTAGTCGTGGGTTGCTTTATGGACTCATAAATTCAGATTCTCGGCCTCATCGAAATACTGATAGCAAATGGTTTATCAGTCCTGAG GAATGGCGCGAAGATACTTACCCACCTTGGGCACATGGTCCTGGTTACGTGGTCTCAAGAGACATAGCAAGCGCCGTCGTCAAATTGAACAAAAAAGGCCATTTGAAG ATGTTTAAGCTAGAGGATGTAGCAATGGGCATCTGGATTGCGGAGATGAAGAAAGAGGGTTTAAAGGTTCGCTATGAAAATGACGATAGGATCTATAATGAAGGATGTAAAGATGATTATGTGGTTGCCCATTACCAGGGCCCAAGAGAGATGCTTTGCCTCTGGCAAAAACTTCAAGAAGGAAAAGGAGCGAGATGCTGCGGTGAAAGATAG